Proteins encoded within one genomic window of Gloeobacter kilaueensis JS1:
- a CDS encoding RpiB/LacA/LacB family sugar-phosphate isomerase, whose translation MKIAVGSDEKNYLTDALVQELEGRGHELLLIGPLAGTGDAWPAVGEAVGEAVGSGRSALGIVCCYTGTGVSIAANKVTGVRAALCGDAQTAAGARRWNDANVLALSLRTTTPDLLREILDAWFGTDCPASERVYVEQIRAIEEARNQSVRSLHL comes from the coding sequence ATGAAAATTGCAGTCGGCAGCGACGAAAAAAACTATCTGACCGACGCCCTGGTGCAGGAACTGGAGGGGCGCGGCCACGAGTTGCTCTTGATTGGACCGCTTGCGGGCACGGGCGACGCCTGGCCGGCGGTGGGCGAGGCGGTGGGCGAGGCGGTGGGCAGCGGCAGGAGCGCCCTGGGCATCGTCTGCTGCTATACCGGAACAGGGGTGAGTATCGCCGCCAACAAGGTGACCGGTGTGCGCGCCGCTCTCTGCGGTGACGCCCAGACAGCAGCCGGGGCGCGGCGCTGGAACGACGCCAATGTGCTCGCCCTTTCGCTGCGCACGACCACCCCGGACCTGTTGCGCGAAATCCTCGATGCCTGGTTCGGCACCGACTGCCCGGCGAGCGAGCGGGTCTACGTCGAACAGATCCGGGCGATCGAGGAGGCCCGTAACCAGTCTGTCCGGTCACTTCACCTTTGA
- a CDS encoding TldD/PmbA family protein — MVQLAPLTQLDLAQLAVDLIYKAGCEYGDVRFASYRNQRLTASDRSLAELSDRTSSGFGVRVLWRGAWGFAASHRRTPEEVKRVVDLAVLTAQASRTTLKQPAQLVTAPVQQGHYTTPIRQDPFEVTVEEKARLLLELNERLLSFAHQGIRKARSFLRLGREEKLFINSEGTRIQQTLYRSYPGFSCTAVAEGDAQERSYERPPLNIGYEHVDAADLFSQVERVANEAIEKVRAPRASQGGRTHLILKPSHLFLTIHESVGHPTELDRVYGYEANFAGTSFATTDKLGHLRYAAPWVNFRADRTQPGGRATCGWDDEGVPAQEWLVVRDGLLVDYLTDRETAHRLGRPQSNGCAFADSWASVPMVRIPNLGLVPGAAEGSHTATLAQMIADTEAGILIDGIGSYSIDQQRRNFQFGGDAFWKIEKGKIVHMLKDVTYSAMTTDFWNSVDAIGPESECEQWGTDICGKGEPMQVAQMSHACVPVRVRNIEVGGPA, encoded by the coding sequence ATGGTCCAGCTAGCTCCCCTCACCCAGCTCGATCTGGCCCAACTGGCGGTAGATCTGATTTATAAGGCCGGGTGCGAGTACGGCGACGTGCGCTTTGCCAGTTACCGCAACCAGCGGCTCACCGCCTCCGATCGCTCGCTGGCGGAGTTGAGCGATCGCACCAGCAGCGGCTTTGGAGTCCGGGTGCTCTGGAGGGGAGCCTGGGGATTTGCCGCCAGCCACCGCCGCACCCCTGAAGAAGTCAAGCGGGTCGTGGATCTGGCCGTCCTTACCGCCCAGGCGAGCCGCACCACGCTCAAGCAGCCGGCCCAACTGGTAACGGCCCCCGTCCAACAGGGCCATTACACGACGCCCATCCGCCAGGATCCTTTTGAAGTGACGGTCGAAGAAAAAGCGCGGTTGCTTTTAGAACTTAACGAACGTTTGCTCAGCTTCGCCCACCAGGGCATCCGCAAGGCGCGGTCGTTTTTGCGCCTGGGCCGGGAGGAGAAGCTCTTTATCAACAGCGAAGGCACCCGCATCCAGCAGACGCTCTACCGCAGCTATCCGGGCTTCAGCTGCACGGCGGTCGCAGAGGGCGACGCCCAGGAGCGCTCCTACGAGCGGCCTCCCCTTAATATCGGTTACGAGCACGTCGATGCGGCGGACCTGTTTTCCCAGGTCGAGCGGGTGGCGAACGAGGCGATCGAGAAGGTACGCGCCCCCAGAGCTTCCCAGGGAGGGCGCACGCATTTGATCCTCAAACCGAGCCACCTGTTTTTGACGATTCACGAATCGGTGGGTCATCCGACCGAACTGGACCGCGTCTACGGCTACGAGGCCAATTTTGCCGGGACCAGCTTTGCCACCACCGACAAACTGGGTCACTTGCGCTACGCCGCCCCCTGGGTCAACTTTCGGGCCGACCGCACCCAGCCGGGCGGACGGGCCACCTGCGGCTGGGACGACGAGGGTGTGCCGGCCCAGGAATGGCTGGTGGTCCGCGACGGTCTATTGGTGGACTATCTCACCGACCGCGAGACGGCCCACCGCCTCGGACGCCCACAGAGCAACGGCTGTGCCTTTGCCGACAGCTGGGCTTCGGTGCCGATGGTGCGCATTCCGAACCTGGGCCTTGTACCGGGAGCAGCGGAGGGCAGCCACACCGCTACCCTCGCTCAGATGATCGCAGATACCGAAGCAGGCATTCTCATCGACGGCATCGGCAGCTACTCGATCGACCAGCAGCGGCGCAACTTTCAGTTCGGCGGCGACGCCTTCTGGAAGATCGAAAAAGGCAAGATCGTTCATATGCTCAAGGACGTGACCTATAGCGCAATGACCACCGACTTCTGGAACAGCGTCGATGCCATCGGTCCGGAATCCGAATGCGAGCAGTGGGGCACCGACATCTGCGGCAAAGGGGAACCGATGCAGGTGGCCCAGATGAGCCACGCCTGCGTGCCGGTGCGGGTGCGCAATATCGAAGTCGGCGGCCCGGCTTGA
- the purB gene encoding adenylosuccinate lyase — MIERYTLPEMGALWTEEQKYRNWLKVELAACEALAERGEIPPDAWEEIRSKAGFDLEHIAQIEAEVHHDVIAFLTSLGEKVGPASRFIHLGLTSSDVLDTALGLQMTQALDLIALRLADLVAVVRQRAGEHRDTVMIGRTHGIHAEPITFGFKLAGWLAELLRHAERLDALRPRIAVGKLSGAVGTYANIDPAIEARACQLLGLSPDAASTQVISRDRHAEFVQALALLAASIERFAVEIRNLQRTDVLEVEEYFARGQKGSSAMPHKRNPITAEQLTGLARLIRSNALAALENMPLWHERDISHSSVERVILPDSTILAHYMLVKFTALVERLQVYPDNMLANLNRYGGVVFSQRVLLALVGKGLSREHAYRIVQSNAHRAWNQMDGDFRALIAADSEVGQYLSEAELAQCFEPAHHLKHLPVVFERLSV; from the coding sequence GTGATCGAGCGCTATACCCTGCCCGAGATGGGGGCCTTGTGGACCGAGGAGCAAAAATATCGCAACTGGTTAAAGGTTGAACTGGCAGCCTGCGAGGCGCTGGCCGAAAGAGGCGAGATCCCGCCGGATGCCTGGGAGGAGATTCGTAGCAAAGCGGGCTTCGATCTGGAGCACATCGCCCAGATCGAGGCAGAAGTGCATCACGATGTCATTGCCTTTTTGACCTCCCTGGGCGAGAAGGTGGGTCCAGCGAGCCGCTTTATCCACCTGGGCCTTACCAGTTCCGACGTCCTCGATACGGCTCTGGGCCTGCAGATGACCCAGGCTCTCGATCTGATTGCACTGCGGCTTGCGGATCTGGTTGCTGTTGTGCGGCAGCGGGCCGGTGAGCACCGCGACACGGTGATGATTGGCCGCACCCACGGCATCCACGCCGAACCCATCACCTTTGGTTTCAAGCTGGCAGGGTGGCTTGCGGAGCTGTTGCGCCACGCCGAGCGCCTGGATGCGTTGCGCCCCCGGATCGCAGTGGGCAAGCTCTCTGGGGCGGTGGGCACCTACGCCAACATCGATCCGGCTATCGAGGCGCGGGCCTGTCAGTTGCTGGGCCTCAGCCCGGACGCTGCCTCCACCCAGGTGATCAGCCGCGACCGGCACGCCGAATTCGTCCAGGCACTGGCGCTGCTGGCCGCATCGATCGAGCGCTTCGCCGTCGAGATCCGCAACCTCCAGCGCACCGACGTCCTCGAAGTTGAAGAATACTTTGCCAGAGGCCAGAAGGGCTCCTCGGCGATGCCCCACAAGCGCAACCCGATCACCGCCGAGCAACTGACGGGCCTGGCCCGCCTCATCCGCTCCAACGCCCTCGCCGCCCTCGAGAACATGCCCCTGTGGCACGAGCGCGACATCTCCCACTCCTCGGTCGAGCGGGTGATTCTGCCGGACAGCACCATCCTCGCCCATTACATGCTCGTCAAGTTTACGGCCCTGGTAGAGCGGCTGCAGGTCTACCCCGACAACATGCTCGCCAATCTCAACCGCTACGGCGGCGTCGTCTTCAGCCAGCGGGTACTGCTCGCTCTGGTGGGCAAGGGCCTCAGCCGCGAGCACGCCTATCGGATTGTGCAGTCGAACGCCCATCGCGCCTGGAACCAGATGGACGGCGACTTCCGAGCGCTGATCGCAGCCGATTCCGAAGTGGGCCAGTACCTGAGCGAAGCCGAGCTGGCCCAATGTTTCGAGCCTGCCCATCACCTCAAGCACCTGCCCGTTGTCTTCGAGCGGCTGTCGGTGTAG
- a CDS encoding ABC transporter permease: MAKFAAGAISPWGVYSVWRRHAGVYRVTWLSNLLPPMTEPMLYLFAFGAGLGPMIGSFVYLEKTVTYPQFLGPGMIAVAVLFQSFFEGAYSSFVRLSFQKTWQALLTAPLSFTDVFLGDWLWAATKGVIGGLVTGLVVIAFGLYPPSALLFSLPILVLAALLFGACGLVTAGIVRTIDQVNLPTFLFILPMFTLCGTYFPRTNLPQAARWLAEALPLSAIVDFLRWPIGLQNYWPWQLGWLLVLGALAVSWAWRAIYRRIYL; the protein is encoded by the coding sequence GTGGCCAAGTTCGCAGCAGGGGCGATCTCGCCCTGGGGCGTATATTCTGTCTGGCGGCGTCATGCCGGGGTGTACCGGGTGACCTGGCTATCGAATTTGCTGCCGCCCATGACCGAGCCGATGCTATATCTTTTTGCCTTCGGAGCCGGTCTGGGGCCGATGATCGGCAGCTTCGTGTACCTCGAAAAAACGGTCACCTATCCCCAGTTTCTAGGACCGGGGATGATCGCCGTCGCTGTGCTTTTTCAGTCATTTTTTGAAGGAGCCTACAGCAGCTTTGTGCGCCTGAGCTTTCAAAAAACCTGGCAGGCGCTGCTTACAGCTCCTTTGAGCTTCACCGATGTCTTTTTAGGGGACTGGCTGTGGGCGGCGACCAAGGGCGTGATTGGCGGCCTGGTGACTGGCCTGGTGGTGATTGCCTTTGGCCTCTATCCGCCGTCTGCTCTGCTTTTCTCGCTGCCGATCCTGGTCCTCGCTGCGCTTTTATTTGGTGCCTGTGGTCTGGTGACGGCGGGCATCGTCAGGACCATCGATCAGGTCAATTTGCCCACCTTTTTGTTCATCCTGCCGATGTTTACCCTCTGCGGCACCTACTTTCCACGCACCAATCTGCCGCAGGCGGCCCGCTGGCTGGCGGAGGCGCTGCCCCTCTCGGCGATCGTCGATTTTTTGCGCTGGCCCATCGGCCTGCAGAACTACTGGCCCTGGCAGCTTGGCTGGCTTCTGGTACTGGGGGCGCTGGCCGTCAGCTGGGCCTGGCGGGCGATTTATCGCCGGATCTATCTGTGA
- a CDS encoding single-stranded DNA-binding protein, giving the protein MNTIALQGKLHSAPELRHTQDGLAQASALLSFAALKTDEADYTLRLVLFGNAAEEFCANFHQGDALIVEGRLQSEARPRPDGTKERVIELIARRCHALTPASTRPATAAPVPAPAQKTAAPSASRPTAARRPGNAPARPAVAVADDDIPF; this is encoded by the coding sequence ATGAACACCATTGCTCTACAGGGCAAACTGCACTCCGCCCCAGAGTTGCGCCACACCCAGGACGGCCTCGCCCAGGCTTCCGCTTTGTTGAGCTTCGCAGCGCTCAAAACCGACGAAGCCGACTACACCCTGCGCCTCGTTCTCTTCGGCAACGCCGCCGAAGAATTCTGTGCAAACTTTCACCAGGGCGACGCTCTCATCGTCGAGGGCCGGCTGCAGTCTGAGGCGCGCCCCAGGCCCGACGGCACCAAGGAGCGGGTAATCGAACTGATTGCCCGGCGCTGTCACGCTCTCACTCCCGCCAGCACCCGTCCTGCCACTGCTGCCCCTGTCCCTGCTCCCGCGCAAAAGACCGCTGCCCCTTCTGCTTCTCGGCCCACCGCTGCCCGCCGTCCGGGCAACGCTCCGGCCCGGCCCGCCGTCGCTGTGGCCGACGACGATATCCCGTTTTGA
- a CDS encoding single-stranded DNA-binding protein, with protein MALLNQVNLVGRAGRDPEIRYFETGTVLCTLTLAVDRLRRKGTDEQPDWFDLEIWGKTAEIAGEYVRKGSLLGITGALTFSRWTDKTTQERRERPVIKVDQLELLGSRERRSGDSESFS; from the coding sequence ATGGCGCTACTCAATCAGGTCAATCTGGTCGGTCGGGCGGGCCGCGACCCCGAGATCCGCTACTTCGAGACCGGCACGGTGCTCTGCACGCTCACCCTGGCGGTCGATCGCCTGCGGCGCAAAGGAACGGACGAGCAACCCGACTGGTTCGATCTCGAAATCTGGGGCAAGACCGCCGAGATTGCGGGCGAGTACGTCCGCAAGGGTTCGCTTCTGGGGATCACAGGTGCTCTGACCTTCAGCCGCTGGACCGACAAGACCACCCAGGAGCGCCGCGAGCGTCCGGTGATCAAAGTCGATCAGCTCGAACTGCTCGGCAGCCGCGAGCGCCGCAGCGGCGATTCCGAATCTTTTTCATAA
- a CDS encoding sulfate ABC transporter substrate-binding protein, giving the protein MSESNLSLHSLLGSRVGRRFAVAAAVVLASGLGLGAPLRAQEISLLNVSYDPTRELYEDYNKVFADYWKKKTGQTIKINTSNGGSGKQARSVIDGLEADVVTLALAYDIDAISEKAKLLPTTWQKRLPDNSTPYTSTIVFLVRKGNPKKIYDWNDLIRPDVSVITPSPKTSGGARWNYLAAWAWALKKYNGDEAKVKDYMTRLYKNVPVLDSGARGATNTFVQRNLGDVLLAWENEAYLSINELGKDKFEIITPSLSMLAEPPVSWVDKNTEKHKTTAIAKAYLEYLYSPVGQDLVGKHYYRPRSAAAAKKYANQFGKVSLVSVDKVFGGWQKAQKTHFNDGGIFDQIYTPTAK; this is encoded by the coding sequence ATGTCCGAGTCCAATCTATCGCTGCATTCCCTCCTCGGTAGCCGCGTTGGCCGCCGCTTCGCTGTTGCCGCTGCTGTCGTCCTGGCCTCGGGCCTGGGTCTGGGGGCACCGCTTCGCGCCCAGGAGATAAGCTTGCTCAACGTCTCCTACGACCCGACACGCGAACTGTACGAAGATTACAACAAGGTCTTCGCCGATTACTGGAAGAAAAAAACGGGCCAGACCATCAAGATCAACACGTCCAACGGCGGCTCGGGCAAGCAGGCCCGCTCGGTCATCGATGGATTGGAAGCGGACGTGGTCACCCTCGCCCTCGCCTACGACATCGACGCGATCAGCGAAAAGGCAAAGTTGTTGCCCACCACCTGGCAGAAGCGCCTGCCCGACAACAGCACGCCCTACACCTCGACGATCGTCTTTCTGGTGCGCAAGGGCAACCCCAAAAAAATCTACGACTGGAACGATCTGATCCGCCCCGACGTATCGGTGATCACCCCGAGTCCCAAAACCTCCGGCGGAGCGCGCTGGAATTACCTGGCGGCCTGGGCCTGGGCGCTCAAAAAATACAACGGCGACGAGGCCAAGGTCAAAGACTACATGACCCGCCTCTACAAAAACGTTCCGGTGCTCGATTCTGGGGCGCGGGGGGCGACCAATACCTTTGTACAGCGCAATCTGGGCGATGTTCTGCTCGCCTGGGAGAACGAGGCGTACCTGTCGATCAACGAACTGGGCAAAGACAAGTTCGAGATCATCACCCCCTCCCTCAGTATGCTGGCCGAGCCACCGGTGAGCTGGGTAGACAAGAACACCGAAAAGCACAAGACCACGGCGATCGCCAAAGCCTACCTCGAATATCTCTACAGCCCCGTCGGCCAGGATCTGGTCGGCAAGCACTACTACCGTCCCCGTTCGGCGGCGGCGGCCAAAAAGTACGCAAACCAGTTCGGCAAAGTCAGCCTCGTCTCCGTCGATAAAGTCTTTGGCGGCTGGCAGAAGGCCCAGAAGACCCACTTCAACGACGGCGGCATCTTCGATCAGATCTACACGCCGACGGCAAAGTAG
- a CDS encoding MBL fold metallo-hydrolase: MLFRQLFDSESSTYTYLIADEASREAVLIDSVLEQVERDLRLIAELELRLRACLETHIHADHITGAARLRAATGCAVWVPQRAPAQCADHFVADGEVLQLGTVRIRAIATPGHTDSHIAFVVNGDRVLTGDALFIRGCGRTDFQGGDAGALFDSVTSRLFALPDATLVYPGHDYRGQTVSTIGEEKSCNPRFHGRERAEFIALMDSLSLPRPKKILEAVPANERCGAAA, from the coding sequence ATGTTATTCAGACAGCTTTTTGATAGCGAATCGAGCACCTACACCTACTTGATTGCCGACGAGGCCAGCCGCGAGGCGGTGCTCATCGATTCAGTCCTCGAACAGGTCGAGCGCGACCTGCGGCTTATCGCCGAACTGGAGCTTCGGCTGCGCGCCTGCCTTGAGACCCATATTCACGCCGATCACATTACCGGAGCGGCCCGCCTGCGCGCTGCCACCGGTTGCGCCGTCTGGGTGCCCCAGCGCGCTCCCGCTCAGTGCGCGGATCACTTCGTTGCCGACGGCGAAGTATTGCAGTTAGGTACTGTCAGGATCCGGGCGATTGCTACTCCTGGTCACACCGACAGCCACATTGCTTTTGTGGTCAACGGCGATCGGGTCTTGACCGGCGATGCACTTTTTATTCGCGGTTGTGGACGCACCGATTTTCAAGGGGGCGATGCCGGTGCCCTCTTCGATTCGGTGACCTCGCGACTTTTTGCTCTACCCGATGCGACGCTCGTCTACCCCGGCCACGACTACCGGGGACAGACCGTCTCGACGATCGGCGAAGAAAAAAGCTGCAATCCCCGCTTCCACGGTCGCGAGCGCGCCGAATTTATCGCCCTGATGGACAGCCTCAGCCTCCCCAGGCCCAAAAAGATTCTCGAAGCGGTGCCCGCCAACGAGCGCTGCGGGGCTGCCGCCTGA
- a CDS encoding phosphoketolase family protein, which produces MNAYWRAANYLSVGQIYLLDNPLLKEPLKLEHIKPRLLGHWGTTPGLNFIYVHLNRIIKAHDLNMIYIAGPGHGGPGLVANTYLEGTYSEYYHNISQDTEGMKRLFKQFSFPGGIPSHVAPETPGSIHEGGELGYSIAHAYGAAFDNPDLIVACVVGDGEAESGPLAAAWHSNKFLNPVHDGAVLPILHLNGYKIANPTLFARIPKPELEALLVGYGYEPYFVEGSDPEQMHQLMAQTLDAVLAQIKAIQHRARTGGDTQRPRWPVIVLNSPKGWTGPKEVDGQKTEGYWRSHQVPFGELASKPEHIQLLEAWMKSYRPEELFDENGTLLPDLAALAPVGERRMGDNPHANGGVLLKDLRLPDFTDYAIEVDKPGTGTAEATKILGKFLRDVIKANRRERNFRIVGPDETKSNRLDAVFEASDRVWEAEIVSYDDHLATDGRVMEILSEHTCQGWLEGYLLTGRHGFFSCYEAFIHIVDSMFNQHAKWLKTTRHIPWRARIASLNYLLTSHVWRQDHNGFSHQDPGFIDHVLNKKADIIRVYLPPDANTLLSVADHCLRSRHYVNVIVAGKQPALQYLDMDSAIKHCTKGVGIWDWASNDQGHEPDVVIACAGDVPTLEALAAVDILRQNFSTLKIRFVNVVDLMTLQPTSEHPHGLSDWDFDAIFTTDKPVIFAFHGYPWLIHRLTYRRTNHPNIHVRGYKEEGTTTTPFDMVVLNELDRFNLADDAIDRIPGLRNTAAHVKQMLKDKLIEHRLYVRKYGEDMPEVRDWQWPY; this is translated from the coding sequence ATGAACGCTTACTGGCGTGCGGCCAACTATCTATCGGTGGGCCAGATCTATTTGCTGGACAATCCGCTGTTAAAAGAACCGCTCAAGCTGGAGCACATCAAGCCTCGCCTGCTCGGCCACTGGGGGACGACGCCGGGGCTCAACTTTATTTATGTACATCTCAACCGCATCATCAAAGCCCACGATCTCAACATGATCTATATTGCCGGGCCGGGCCACGGTGGGCCGGGCCTGGTCGCCAACACCTATCTTGAAGGCACCTACAGCGAGTACTACCACAATATTTCTCAGGACACTGAGGGGATGAAGCGGCTTTTTAAGCAGTTTTCGTTCCCCGGCGGTATCCCGAGCCACGTTGCGCCGGAGACGCCCGGTTCGATCCACGAGGGGGGCGAGTTGGGCTATTCGATCGCCCACGCCTACGGGGCGGCCTTCGACAATCCGGATTTGATCGTCGCCTGCGTGGTGGGCGACGGTGAAGCAGAAAGTGGTCCCCTCGCTGCTGCCTGGCATTCCAACAAGTTTCTCAACCCCGTCCACGACGGGGCGGTACTGCCGATTTTGCACCTCAACGGCTACAAGATCGCCAATCCGACCCTCTTTGCCCGCATTCCCAAACCAGAGCTGGAGGCGCTGCTGGTGGGCTACGGCTACGAGCCTTACTTTGTCGAAGGTTCCGACCCGGAGCAGATGCACCAGTTGATGGCCCAGACCCTCGATGCGGTGCTCGCCCAGATCAAGGCGATCCAGCACCGAGCGCGCACGGGCGGCGACACCCAGAGGCCGCGCTGGCCCGTGATCGTCTTGAATTCGCCGAAGGGCTGGACTGGACCCAAAGAAGTGGATGGCCAGAAGACCGAGGGCTACTGGCGCTCCCATCAGGTGCCCTTTGGGGAACTGGCGAGCAAGCCCGAACACATCCAGTTACTTGAAGCCTGGATGAAAAGCTACAGGCCCGAGGAGCTATTCGACGAGAATGGCACGCTGCTGCCGGATCTGGCAGCCCTCGCTCCGGTGGGCGAGCGCCGCATGGGCGACAACCCCCACGCCAACGGCGGCGTATTGCTCAAGGATCTGCGGCTGCCGGATTTTACCGACTACGCGATCGAGGTCGATAAGCCCGGCACCGGAACCGCAGAGGCCACCAAGATCCTGGGCAAGTTCCTGCGCGATGTGATCAAGGCCAACCGGCGCGAGCGCAACTTTCGGATCGTCGGGCCGGACGAGACCAAGTCCAACCGCCTCGACGCGGTCTTTGAGGCGAGCGACCGGGTCTGGGAGGCGGAGATCGTCTCCTACGACGATCACCTGGCCACCGATGGCCGGGTCATGGAAATCCTCAGCGAGCACACCTGCCAGGGCTGGCTGGAGGGCTACTTGCTCACGGGCCGCCACGGTTTTTTCTCGTGCTACGAGGCGTTCATCCACATCGTCGATTCGATGTTCAACCAGCACGCCAAGTGGCTCAAGACCACCCGCCACATTCCCTGGCGGGCCCGGATCGCTTCGCTCAACTATCTGCTCACCTCCCACGTCTGGCGGCAGGACCACAACGGCTTTTCCCATCAAGACCCCGGCTTCATCGACCACGTTCTCAACAAAAAAGCCGACATCATCCGCGTCTACCTGCCGCCGGATGCCAACACCCTGCTCTCGGTGGCCGACCATTGCCTGAGAAGCCGCCACTACGTCAACGTGATCGTCGCGGGCAAGCAACCGGCCCTGCAGTACCTCGACATGGATAGCGCCATCAAGCACTGCACAAAGGGCGTCGGCATCTGGGACTGGGCGAGCAACGACCAGGGCCACGAGCCGGATGTCGTGATCGCCTGCGCCGGGGATGTACCGACCCTTGAGGCGCTGGCGGCGGTCGATATCCTGCGCCAGAACTTCAGCACTCTCAAGATCCGCTTCGTCAACGTCGTCGATCTGATGACCCTGCAGCCCACGAGCGAACATCCCCACGGCCTCTCCGACTGGGACTTCGATGCGATCTTTACCACCGACAAACCGGTGATCTTTGCCTTCCACGGCTATCCCTGGCTCATCCACCGCCTCACCTACCGCCGCACCAACCATCCCAACATCCACGTGCGCGGCTACAAGGAGGAGGGCACGACGACGACGCCCTTTGACATGGTGGTGCTCAACGAACTCGACCGCTTCAACCTGGCGGACGACGCCATCGACCGCATCCCTGGCCTGAGAAACACCGCCGCCCACGTCAAGCAGATGCTCAAAGACAAGCTCATCGAGCACAGGCTCTACGTGCGCAAGTACGGCGAGGACATGCCCGAGGTGCGCGACTGGCAGTGGCCCTACTGA
- the menA gene encoding 2-carboxy-1,4-naphthoquinone phytyltransferase, with translation MASSPLKPWLNSFNPLIYTASVVPVLVGTAFAWWHSGEFNPGRFALCLAGLVCVHGWINLSNDVFDWDTGVDRNKLNSLVRTTGSRSQVLWVGNALLSLGYLCFWLLQDWWLLLFGSFGIFLGYAYQGPPFRLAYKGWGEWISSSCFGPIAVLTACRAQTGSWEVGALLAGVAVGSWTATILYAHHFPQCADDREFDKRTPIVRWGPQLAARRFWWVIAPAYAVLGLGVVTRYLPWTVLACLLTLPLALSLLRFVRANATDPPVVGAALPMAARFHLVNGLLLALALALAP, from the coding sequence GTGGCCTCCAGCCCGCTTAAACCGTGGCTTAACAGTTTCAACCCGCTCATCTACACCGCCTCGGTCGTGCCGGTGCTGGTGGGCACTGCCTTTGCCTGGTGGCACAGTGGCGAGTTCAATCCGGGCCGCTTTGCCCTCTGCCTGGCGGGACTGGTGTGCGTCCACGGCTGGATTAACCTGAGCAACGATGTCTTCGACTGGGACACCGGCGTCGATCGCAACAAGCTCAACTCGCTGGTCCGAACCACCGGCAGCCGCTCCCAGGTGCTCTGGGTGGGCAACGCCCTTTTAAGCCTTGGCTACCTGTGCTTCTGGCTGCTGCAGGACTGGTGGCTGTTGCTGTTTGGCAGCTTTGGCATCTTTTTGGGCTACGCCTACCAGGGGCCGCCCTTCCGGCTCGCCTATAAAGGCTGGGGCGAATGGATCAGCTCCAGCTGCTTTGGGCCAATCGCCGTGCTCACCGCCTGCCGCGCCCAGACTGGCAGTTGGGAGGTGGGGGCGCTGCTGGCCGGGGTTGCTGTCGGCTCCTGGACGGCGACGATTCTCTATGCCCATCACTTTCCCCAGTGCGCCGACGACCGCGAATTTGACAAGCGCACCCCGATCGTGCGCTGGGGGCCGCAGTTGGCTGCCCGCCGCTTCTGGTGGGTGATCGCTCCTGCTTACGCCGTTCTTGGGCTGGGGGTTGTTACCCGCTATCTGCCCTGGACGGTGCTCGCCTGCCTTCTCACCCTGCCTCTGGCTCTCTCGCTCCTGCGCTTCGTGCGCGCCAACGCCACGGACCCGCCGGTTGTCGGGGCCGCCCTACCGATGGCTGCCCGCTTTCATCTGGTGAACGGTCTGCTGCTCGCCCTCGCCCTCGCCCTCGCTCCCTAG
- a CDS encoding DUF3598 family protein, with amino-acid sequence MTEFVSQWDRLIKNLGTWKGSFTRFSPSGAFIEDTPSIVSLEGIDNNQTVRQVLRFFSSTDGSLQRERELVYSSLSRSVLFFDGGAFCWGSLQLSPFADFASEFGFIAANRRLRLVQMYNSDHHLDQVTLIREALEDQPAAESPPLDLESLTGVWQGEATTIYPDFSERTVSTRLTVERHGEQIVQHLQSEGVDLRSSGQIEGNRLRFDTGTQPVQVLLLPGGASCTGPLVHEWAKPVFLEAGWLIEPNLRQRMIRSFNAKGEWTALTLVSERRVG; translated from the coding sequence GTGACCGAGTTCGTTTCGCAGTGGGACCGCCTCATCAAAAATCTGGGAACCTGGAAGGGTTCTTTTACGCGCTTTTCTCCCTCCGGAGCATTCATCGAAGATACGCCCAGCATCGTGAGCCTTGAGGGGATAGATAACAATCAGACTGTTCGCCAGGTGCTGCGTTTTTTCTCATCTACCGATGGCAGCCTCCAGCGCGAGCGCGAGTTAGTCTACAGCTCCTTGAGCCGCTCGGTTCTTTTTTTTGATGGCGGTGCTTTTTGCTGGGGTTCGCTGCAGCTCTCGCCGTTCGCCGATTTTGCTTCTGAGTTCGGCTTTATCGCCGCCAACCGCCGCCTGCGGCTGGTGCAAATGTACAACAGCGACCACCACCTCGATCAGGTGACCCTGATTCGCGAAGCCCTCGAGGACCAACCAGCCGCCGAATCGCCGCCTCTAGATTTAGAGTCACTCACGGGCGTCTGGCAGGGGGAGGCGACGACGATCTACCCGGATTTTAGCGAGCGCACCGTTTCTACCCGACTCACGGTCGAGCGCCACGGCGAGCAGATCGTTCAGCACCTGCAGTCGGAAGGGGTGGACCTGCGCTCCAGTGGTCAGATCGAAGGCAACCGCCTGCGCTTCGATACGGGCACACAGCCGGTACAGGTGCTGCTGTTGCCGGGGGGCGCTTCCTGCACCGGCCCGCTCGTCCACGAGTGGGCAAAGCCGGTGTTTTTAGAAGCGGGCTGGCTCATCGAACCCAACCTGCGCCAGCGGATGATCCGCAGCTTCAACGCCAAAGGTGAATGGACGGCGCTGACCCTGGTAAGCGAGCGGCGCGTCGGCTAG